Part of the Leclercia sp. AS011 genome is shown below.
ATACGATTTCTTTTCGCTCTGCGTTCGCCATCCGGTGCCTTTCACGCGCCCTAAAGTCTCGGTGCATTCGAGCTATCCGCAACAGTGGATGGCCCAGTATCACGCGGAAAATTTTTTCGTCATCGATCCGGTGCTTAAACCCGAGAATTTCGTGCACGGACACTTACCCTGGAACGATGCCTTATTCGCAGAGGCGCAACCTTTATGGGACGGCGCGCGCGACCATGGGCTGCGAAAAGGGATCACTCAGTGCCTGATGCTACCGAATCATGCGATGGGATTCCTCTCGGTCTCCAGTACCAGTCTGTCAGTGAACCTCATGGCGGGTGAAGTGGTTGAATTGCGTCTGCAGATTCTGGTGCAACTGGCGCTGACCACGCTGCTGCGACTGGAACATGAAATGGTGATGCCACCGGAGATGAAATTCAGCAAGCGCGAGAAAGAAATTCTGAAATGGACGGCGGAAG
Proteins encoded:
- the sdiA gene encoding transcriptional regulator SdiA gives rise to the protein MKDLDFFTWRRECFLRFQEMTSADEVYPELQRQTQNLGYDFFSLCVRHPVPFTRPKVSVHSSYPQQWMAQYHAENFFVIDPVLKPENFVHGHLPWNDALFAEAQPLWDGARDHGLRKGITQCLMLPNHAMGFLSVSSTSLSVNLMAGEVVELRLQILVQLALTTLLRLEHEMVMPPEMKFSKREKEILKWTAEGKTSAEIAIILSISENTVNFHQKNMQKKFNAPNKTQIACYAAATGII